In bacterium, the following proteins share a genomic window:
- a CDS encoding tetratricopeptide repeat protein, giving the protein MKSHARFIPLLLLTVLFFQGCAVWDFVDTRWQNATGYFNTYYNAIRTFEQAEDEIKQRRNERSIDPQHAAQATQVEIPEGMPEAQRKQIQRDMAMEQGSVPSSAIVLLDKVIEKCSRILINYPKSKWVDNSLLLIGKSYYYKKEPLRAERKFQELLDRYPDSDLVPEAILWLGMSYTMLEDYEKAEITLNRAVEVAIEEEEADVASLAYYELGKMHLLQGNRAQAVADYEEAVTFAADRDELLQVQLSLAREYERLGETEKAAKAYSDIFRLDPSTDLAFIAELNYAKLTRMSGDLDDASNTLINMLENPQYLDYDAKIQLEIAHLYYAYHERYLDVDDSLAADAFDAALEQYTFVDTTFSGTAEAADAFYEMGRIYEYDVEDYDNAYENYSQAKLAFPGVESARKGEVKEKIFGDYRKLRNQISMKDTTLFFALNPDSLRVRDSLKVIADSLDREKKIAEGVDEKNMTDEQRMAERFRRRRPHGRNTGRVNPWEMELEKQQAAMAAGLQNTQGAMKAAGPEYRRVDLTKVNPDSLRRVIASLQMEMGWQMYDRIENVDSARWYYQKAFDGNLSDSLRPQALYTMAAIERNTGNEEGARQFEDQLVGNYPTSPYAHSIMELRGMPLPKDSTAIAQEAYDAAADVLENGNRQQGIAMMKQVMADYPNSEIALRAQLAIAMLYEENRGEEALAMYKEMVKEHPNSPYSKRGHEILEAIEGAKRRAEQEKIDAAREAERKRKAEEERKRIERRYQNPLLDEELRLRRDSVRTEEKQVDPTKDKDFPLRLPGSTPPDEDGGEESGEEQTPKSRPSVRPNPDSIDPQNLPGDTLRRLTPPVPIERK; this is encoded by the coding sequence GTGAAATCACACGCTCGATTCATACCACTGCTCCTTCTCACTGTGCTGTTTTTCCAGGGCTGCGCAGTGTGGGATTTTGTCGATACGCGCTGGCAGAACGCAACGGGGTATTTCAACACCTATTACAATGCGATCCGGACTTTCGAGCAGGCTGAGGACGAGATCAAGCAGCGCCGCAATGAGCGCTCGATTGATCCGCAGCATGCGGCACAGGCGACGCAGGTCGAAATCCCCGAAGGGATGCCGGAGGCACAGCGCAAGCAGATCCAACGAGACATGGCCATGGAGCAGGGCAGCGTGCCTTCCTCCGCCATCGTGCTTCTCGACAAAGTGATCGAAAAATGCTCCCGCATCCTGATCAACTATCCCAAGAGCAAGTGGGTAGACAACTCGCTGCTGCTTATCGGGAAGAGCTACTACTATAAAAAAGAGCCGCTGCGTGCCGAACGGAAGTTCCAGGAACTGCTTGACAGGTATCCCGACAGCGACCTCGTTCCGGAAGCCATTCTCTGGCTGGGGATGTCGTATACCATGCTGGAGGATTACGAAAAGGCGGAAATCACACTGAACAGGGCCGTGGAAGTTGCGATCGAGGAGGAAGAGGCCGATGTCGCTTCCCTCGCCTACTATGAACTCGGGAAAATGCATCTGCTGCAGGGGAATCGCGCCCAGGCTGTCGCGGATTACGAAGAAGCCGTGACGTTTGCGGCGGACCGCGATGAACTTCTCCAGGTACAGCTCTCGCTCGCCCGTGAGTATGAGCGGCTCGGAGAGACCGAAAAGGCGGCCAAAGCATACAGTGATATTTTCAGGCTCGACCCGTCGACGGATCTGGCGTTCATCGCAGAGCTGAATTACGCGAAGCTCACACGCATGAGCGGTGACCTCGACGATGCGAGCAATACGCTGATCAATATGCTCGAGAATCCGCAATACCTCGACTATGACGCGAAAATTCAGCTCGAGATCGCCCACCTGTACTATGCGTACCACGAGCGCTACCTCGACGTCGACGACAGTCTCGCTGCCGATGCCTTTGATGCTGCTCTCGAGCAGTATACGTTCGTGGATACCACGTTCTCCGGCACCGCCGAGGCGGCGGACGCCTTCTACGAAATGGGTCGGATCTACGAGTATGATGTCGAAGATTATGACAATGCTTACGAGAATTACAGTCAGGCGAAACTCGCGTTCCCGGGTGTGGAATCCGCTCGAAAAGGGGAAGTGAAGGAGAAAATCTTTGGCGATTACCGCAAGCTGCGTAACCAGATTTCGATGAAAGACACCACGCTGTTTTTTGCTCTGAATCCGGATTCGCTGCGAGTGCGCGACAGTCTCAAGGTCATCGCCGATTCGCTGGATCGCGAGAAAAAGATCGCCGAAGGCGTGGATGAAAAAAACATGACCGATGAGCAGCGCATGGCGGAGCGTTTCCGCCGTCGCCGTCCCCATGGCCGTAATACCGGCCGGGTCAATCCCTGGGAAATGGAGCTGGAAAAACAGCAGGCGGCCATGGCTGCGGGATTGCAGAACACGCAGGGTGCGATGAAGGCGGCGGGACCGGAGTACCGGCGCGTCGACCTGACCAAAGTCAACCCGGATTCCCTCCGGCGTGTCATCGCCTCGCTGCAGATGGAAATGGGATGGCAGATGTACGACCGCATCGAGAATGTCGATTCCGCCCGATGGTACTATCAGAAAGCTTTTGACGGGAACCTCAGTGATTCCCTGCGGCCCCAGGCGCTGTATACGATGGCAGCGATTGAGCGCAACACGGGGAACGAAGAAGGAGCACGGCAATTCGAGGATCAACTCGTCGGGAATTATCCCACCAGTCCCTACGCACACAGCATCATGGAGCTGCGCGGCATGCCGCTGCCGAAAGATTCCACCGCCATCGCGCAGGAAGCGTACGACGCTGCTGCAGATGTGCTGGAGAATGGAAATCGTCAACAGGGCATTGCCATGATGAAACAGGTCATGGCGGATTATCCGAATTCCGAGATCGCCCTGCGTGCGCAGCTCGCCATCGCCATGCTGTACGAGGAGAACCGAGGTGAGGAGGCGCTCGCCATGTACAAGGAGATGGTGAAAGAGCATCCGAATTCACCGTATTCCAAGCGTGGCCATGAAATCCTTGAGGCTATAGAAGGTGCCAAGCGCCGGGCGGAGCAGGAAAAAATTGACGCTGCGCGTGAAGCGGAGCGCAAGCGCAAGGCCGAGGAAGAGCGCAAGCGCATCGAGCGCCGCTATCAGAATCCGTTACTTGATGAGGAATTGCGTCTGCGCCGTGACTCCGTACGCACGGAAGAAAAGCAGGTCGATCCGACCAAGGATAAGGACTTCCCGCTGCGCCTCCCGGGCAGCACACCGCCTGACGAAGATGGTGGAGAGGAATCCGGCGAAGAACAGACACCGAAATCGCGTCCATCCGTGCGCCCCAACCCCGACAGTATCGATCCGCAGAATCTGCCCGGCGACACGCTTCGCCGGCTTACCCCACCTGTCCCTATCGAGAGAAAATAG
- the bshA gene encoding N-acetyl-alpha-D-glucosaminyl L-malate synthase BshA, which yields MKIGITCYPTFGGSGVVATELGLALADRGHEVHFVTYDRPFRLEHFHDRVYFHDVEMAKYPLFEFDMYTLALTSKLVEVTQYQQLDILHMHYAIPHAVSAYLARQILGQNNIKTVTTLHGTDSTLVGLEPTFLPLMRFTLENSDGVTAVSRFLRDKTLATYQLDKEIETIPNFIDTDVYAPREACKYRELFAPNGEKVMVHTSNFRAVKRVPDVIRTFARVREQLPAKLLLIGDGPDRSEAETLCRELHILDDVRFLGKQDALVDILAASDLFILPSQSESFGLSALEAMSCGLPVISTSIGGIPEVNLHAETGYIAEIGDTDRMARYAIELFTNDAKYRAFSQAARRRAVEVFEKNKIVPLYEEFYQRILNQP from the coding sequence ATGAAAATAGGCATTACCTGTTATCCCACTTTCGGTGGCAGCGGCGTCGTCGCAACGGAACTGGGGCTTGCACTGGCGGACAGGGGACATGAGGTTCATTTCGTCACCTATGACAGGCCCTTCCGGCTCGAACATTTCCACGACCGTGTGTATTTCCACGACGTGGAGATGGCCAAGTATCCGCTGTTTGAATTCGATATGTATACGCTCGCGCTCACGAGCAAGCTCGTGGAAGTCACGCAGTACCAGCAGCTCGACATCCTGCACATGCATTACGCCATCCCTCACGCAGTAAGCGCCTACCTGGCGCGCCAGATCCTGGGTCAGAACAATATCAAGACGGTAACCACGCTGCATGGGACGGATTCGACGCTCGTGGGACTCGAACCCACGTTCCTGCCGCTGATGCGTTTCACGCTGGAAAACAGCGACGGGGTGACCGCGGTCTCCCGTTTTCTGCGGGACAAAACGCTGGCGACCTATCAGCTCGACAAGGAAATCGAAACGATTCCGAACTTCATCGATACGGATGTGTACGCGCCACGGGAAGCCTGCAAGTACCGTGAGCTGTTTGCACCGAACGGGGAAAAAGTCATGGTGCACACCTCGAACTTCCGGGCGGTGAAGCGGGTGCCTGACGTCATTCGGACATTCGCGCGCGTGCGCGAGCAACTGCCGGCAAAGCTGCTGCTCATCGGCGATGGTCCCGACCGTTCGGAGGCAGAAACCCTGTGCCGGGAGTTGCATATCCTCGATGACGTGCGTTTTCTCGGGAAACAGGATGCACTCGTGGACATCCTCGCCGCCTCTGATCTGTTCATCCTTCCCAGCCAGTCCGAAAGCTTTGGCCTCTCCGCCCTCGAGGCGATGAGCTGCGGTCTGCCGGTGATTTCCACCAGTATCGGTGGTATCCCCGAGGTCAATCTCCATGCGGAAACCGGGTATATCGCGGAAATCGGCGATACTGACCGCATGGCGCGGTATGCCATTGAACTGTTCACGAACGACGCCAAGTACCGGGCATTCTCCCAGGCCGCCCGCAGACGAGCGGTGGAAGTGTTTGAGAAAAACAAAATTGTGCCGCTGTACGAGGAATTCTATCAGAGGATTCTCAACCAGCCCTGA
- a CDS encoding YigZ family protein produces the protein MKQTTPPENVPQRDESHREDDSYRTIAERRETEIKILGSRFLSYAIPADSGEDFIAALEALRKEHYNATHHCFGYRVGYEGDDFRYSDDGEPSGTAGKRILGAIDRKELTDCGIVVVRYFGGTKLGVGGLARAYTDAADEVLNACRIETRYHLAQLTLTFPYDMTSQVHHVLEMHGVDVLDRRYLEATSYDIAVRLSLRDRLLNDLDDFTQRSTVVKTT, from the coding sequence ATGAAACAGACCACGCCGCCAGAGAATGTACCGCAACGCGATGAATCGCATCGCGAGGATGACAGCTATCGGACCATTGCCGAACGCAGGGAAACTGAAATCAAAATACTGGGTTCGCGTTTCTTATCCTATGCCATTCCTGCCGACTCGGGTGAGGACTTCATCGCAGCGCTCGAAGCACTGCGGAAGGAGCATTACAACGCCACGCATCACTGTTTCGGCTACCGCGTGGGATATGAGGGGGATGACTTCCGCTACAGTGATGACGGGGAACCCAGTGGCACCGCGGGCAAGCGCATTCTCGGCGCGATAGACCGGAAAGAATTGACCGATTGCGGTATCGTGGTCGTGCGCTATTTCGGAGGAACGAAGCTCGGGGTCGGGGGACTCGCCCGCGCGTACACCGACGCCGCCGATGAGGTGCTGAATGCCTGCCGCATCGAAACGCGCTATCATCTCGCGCAGCTCACACTCACCTTCCCGTACGACATGACCAGCCAGGTGCATCACGTGCTCGAGATGCATGGAGTGGATGTCCTCGACCGCCGCTACCTCGAAGCGACGTCGTATGATATCGCTGTGCGCCTGTCGCTGCGCGATCGCCTGCTGAACGATCTCGATGATTTCACCCAGCGCAGTACGGTAGTCAAAACCACCTGA
- a CDS encoding ATP-dependent helicase has product MAERSKKISLRKSSLSLITSDEHRFRIRYRDELNEAQYDAATHLEGPALVVAGAGTGKTRTLTYRVARLIEQGVRPESLLLLTFTRKAAREMLRRASLLLDERTERVSGGTFHSFANSILRRYAGEVGYSSEFTILDQGDSEDVINVLRTRLGLSSRQKRFPKKQTLLRMYSASVNTLTPIDLVIAKDFPQFSEQIEDIEKLAQAYVAYKRQNNVMDYDDLLVNLVTLMEKHEGIRRKLSETYRYIMVDEYQDTNRLQARIVRQLSAEHGNVMVVGDDSQSIYSFRGANFRNIMDFPKEFDDTKVITLEENYRSTQPILNFTNEIIRLAAEKYSKELYTRRDEGMTPALIAMEGENTQSRFIAQQILDLREEGVALKEIAVLFRAGYHSFDLEIELARANIPYVKFGGLKLMETAHIKDMLAYLRIVENPKDIISWTRVLLLCDGVGPVSAERVTDAIMGGMNPLRESADDRVQQLVRGKEIPVMLDVLRDIANPNVAPGDKVERLLRYYTPILKSRYDDHPKRLKDLEMFQTIAERYGQLNIMLTDMALEPPNESVEDLLPDGNEDEYVTLSTIHSAKGLEWNSVFVMYLVDGRFPVSAAAESMESMEEERRLFYVACTRAKQRLYLTYPTNIYDRATGTILSKPSRFIDGIDEQYLEGFVVEREE; this is encoded by the coding sequence ATGGCCGAACGCAGCAAAAAAATATCGCTCAGGAAATCTTCCCTTTCGCTCATCACATCCGACGAGCATCGCTTTCGTATTCGCTATCGCGATGAGCTCAACGAAGCACAGTATGACGCAGCTACGCATCTCGAGGGTCCCGCCCTCGTCGTCGCGGGTGCGGGCACCGGCAAAACACGCACACTCACCTATCGCGTGGCGCGGCTCATCGAACAGGGCGTGCGGCCGGAATCCCTGCTGCTGCTCACGTTTACACGCAAGGCCGCGCGGGAGATGCTGCGGCGTGCATCTCTGCTGCTCGACGAACGCACCGAGCGGGTCTCCGGCGGTACCTTCCATTCCTTCGCGAACAGCATCCTGCGCCGCTACGCGGGTGAGGTCGGTTACAGCAGTGAATTCACCATTCTGGATCAGGGGGACTCGGAGGATGTCATCAATGTGTTGCGCACGCGTCTCGGACTCTCATCCCGCCAGAAGCGCTTTCCGAAAAAACAGACGCTGCTTCGCATGTACAGCGCATCGGTGAATACGCTGACGCCTATTGATCTCGTGATCGCGAAAGACTTTCCCCAGTTCTCGGAGCAGATCGAGGATATCGAAAAACTTGCGCAGGCCTATGTTGCCTACAAGCGGCAGAACAACGTGATGGATTATGATGACCTCCTGGTCAATCTCGTCACGCTGATGGAAAAGCATGAGGGCATACGGCGCAAGCTCAGCGAAACATACCGCTATATCATGGTCGACGAATACCAGGATACCAATCGCCTGCAGGCGCGCATCGTTCGACAGCTTTCCGCGGAGCATGGAAACGTGATGGTCGTCGGCGACGATTCGCAGAGCATCTATTCCTTCCGGGGTGCGAACTTCCGGAACATCATGGATTTCCCGAAAGAATTCGACGACACGAAAGTCATCACGCTCGAGGAAAATTACCGCAGTACGCAACCCATCCTGAATTTCACCAACGAAATTATCCGCCTGGCCGCGGAGAAATACAGCAAGGAGCTGTATACGCGGCGGGACGAAGGGATGACACCGGCGCTGATTGCCATGGAAGGGGAGAACACGCAATCGCGTTTTATCGCGCAGCAGATTCTGGACCTGCGGGAAGAGGGTGTTGCGCTCAAGGAAATCGCGGTGCTGTTCCGGGCGGGATATCACAGTTTTGACCTGGAAATCGAACTCGCACGCGCGAATATTCCCTATGTGAAATTCGGTGGACTCAAGCTGATGGAGACCGCGCATATCAAGGATATGCTGGCATATCTCCGCATCGTTGAGAATCCGAAAGACATCATTAGCTGGACGCGGGTTCTGCTGCTCTGTGACGGCGTGGGACCGGTGTCGGCCGAGCGGGTGACCGATGCCATCATGGGGGGTATGAATCCGCTGCGCGAGTCTGCGGACGATCGCGTGCAACAGCTTGTTCGTGGGAAGGAAATTCCCGTCATGCTCGATGTGCTGCGTGACATCGCAAATCCGAATGTCGCCCCCGGCGATAAAGTCGAGCGTCTTCTGCGGTATTACACGCCCATCCTGAAGTCCCGCTACGACGATCATCCGAAGCGTCTCAAGGATCTCGAGATGTTCCAGACCATCGCCGAGCGGTACGGCCAGCTCAACATCATGCTCACCGACATGGCGCTGGAACCGCCGAACGAAAGCGTGGAGGATCTGCTGCCTGATGGGAATGAGGATGAGTACGTGACGCTGTCGACGATACATTCAGCGAAAGGACTCGAATGGAACAGCGTGTTCGTCATGTACCTGGTCGACGGGCGCTTCCCGGTCAGCGCCGCAGCGGAGAGCATGGAGTCGATGGAGGAGGAACGTCGCCTGTTCTACGTTGCCTGCACACGTGCAAAGCAGCGTCTCTACCTGACGTATCCAACGAATATCTATGATCGTGCCACCGGCACGATACTCAGTAAACCGTCGCGCTTCATCGACGGGATAGATGAGCAGTACCTTGAAGGATTTGTGGTGGAACGGGAGGAATAG
- a CDS encoding ABC transporter ATP-binding protein, with protein sequence MIEIRNLHKSFNGDLHVLRGVDLTIGTGETLAIIGQSGCGKSVLLKHIIGLLTPDEGEVLIDGKDVHRLKEDDLYALRGRFGFLFQGAALFDSMTVAENVALGLVENYDYPEPELQRIVAEKLAVVGLPGIENKKPSELSGGMRKRVGLARALATDPDYLLYDEPTTGLDPVMSNQIDALIARITEQLNATSIVVTHDMFSVYNIVHRVAMMHEGRMYFTGTPKEFQASDDPVVRDFILRYGNDGGAKAGQA encoded by the coding sequence ATGATAGAAATTCGGAATCTGCACAAGTCATTCAACGGGGATTTGCATGTGCTGAGGGGGGTGGATCTCACCATCGGTACCGGAGAGACGCTCGCCATTATCGGACAGAGCGGCTGTGGGAAGAGTGTGCTGCTCAAGCATATTATCGGCCTGCTCACGCCGGATGAGGGAGAGGTGCTTATTGATGGAAAGGATGTGCACAGGCTGAAGGAGGATGATCTCTACGCGCTCCGGGGACGTTTCGGTTTCCTGTTCCAGGGGGCGGCGCTTTTCGATTCGATGACTGTTGCGGAGAATGTGGCCCTGGGACTCGTGGAAAACTACGACTACCCGGAACCGGAGCTTCAGCGCATCGTGGCGGAGAAGCTGGCCGTGGTCGGACTCCCCGGCATCGAAAACAAAAAGCCCTCCGAGTTGTCCGGCGGCATGCGCAAGCGTGTGGGACTCGCGCGCGCACTGGCGACGGACCCGGACTACCTCCTGTACGACGAGCCGACGACAGGACTCGATCCGGTGATGTCGAATCAGATCGATGCGCTGATCGCGCGCATTACCGAACAACTCAACGCGACGTCCATCGTTGTCACCCACGACATGTTCAGCGTCTACAACATCGTGCATCGTGTGGCCATGATGCATGAGGGACGCATGTATTTCACGGGAACGCCAAAGGAATTCCAGGCTTCGGACGATCCGGTTGTACGGGATTTCATCCTTCGCTACGGAAATGACGGGGGAGCGAAAGCGGGGCAGGCGTAA
- a CDS encoding PKD domain-containing protein has translation MGSKTVHFPLFRIPLFVVCIAALLAACSENNTTAPGGGDSGMITHGDWTQVLNEQVGSSGGTVSVTDAATALQGMTLTVPKGATSSGMSIRIETAEISAHEFGEHFHPATPLISVDNGEVFADIPMTLHIPLPDLQGAFPMAFYYNRVEGTLEAITPVGRGDDYLDVAVRHFSEIVVSTTQIELLREGGGFHSLFDPAVNGWSFVNYGTWPEFGGICAGMSIGAAQFFRDFTSSPAIRDHFDNDGYWFQTPKIWQDDATGLQYCTELQKRFVTDSRIWTLDGKSPLDPIWQRSEEDHFWSLCYALLVINQPQFLFLSVRNDANAPAHAIIAYAYEINGNTGRLLVYDPNYPGKEGVITFDFSTGKFLPYTSAANAGALEDGDTFAYDEIIFIPLSTVCEQKELEEIWQKVQSGTIGDGIFPEYDLYAVPIDDENLQRVRFLDGTTGKTTYIPYRDFRVEIEAADKSLDYELVAWVDLPDIGEVEKRDPPGELRIEHTDRVNLVGIQVNVAPGGDEAPAWAGFQWFKIRMQSLWIEPADTSVALGQELELVARSNGAAPAQARFEWDFGDGNSQTVNGDSVVTHVYEQAGEYDVQVRLFDGNESTPIESAYATVQVTEFRSVGIFLQGMDSTPPSTIKVTGGVDLPSIVISNKTGNAPVLTWEERSFEVDYSYTVSGIDFNTRISGRVAEDGKSFETITAISTGVGFGGAYNSTIAMTVADFPIEGNGASGPAGGELRGLAAKPKLTNVTHRQVSTDAQGNTTVTELESINWNSDQTRLSVYLYR, from the coding sequence ATGGGATCGAAAACCGTCCATTTCCCGCTGTTTCGTATACCGCTATTCGTTGTCTGCATCGCTGCGCTGCTGGCCGCATGCAGTGAGAACAACACCACCGCGCCCGGCGGTGGAGATTCAGGGATGATTACGCACGGCGACTGGACACAGGTTCTCAACGAGCAGGTCGGGAGTTCCGGCGGTACGGTCTCAGTCACCGACGCGGCAACGGCGCTTCAGGGAATGACGCTCACTGTCCCTAAAGGTGCGACCTCTTCGGGGATGTCCATTCGTATCGAGACAGCCGAGATCTCAGCCCATGAATTCGGAGAGCATTTCCATCCTGCCACCCCGCTGATTTCGGTTGACAATGGTGAGGTGTTCGCGGATATCCCGATGACATTGCATATTCCCCTGCCTGATCTTCAGGGTGCGTTTCCCATGGCGTTCTACTACAATCGTGTGGAGGGGACGCTGGAAGCGATTACGCCAGTGGGACGCGGGGACGACTACCTCGATGTGGCCGTGCGGCATTTCTCCGAGATCGTCGTGTCCACAACGCAGATTGAACTGCTGCGCGAAGGCGGAGGCTTCCACAGCCTCTTCGATCCCGCAGTCAATGGCTGGTCCTTCGTCAACTACGGTACCTGGCCGGAGTTCGGTGGCATCTGTGCGGGCATGAGCATCGGTGCAGCACAGTTCTTCAGGGATTTCACATCCTCCCCTGCCATTCGCGATCACTTCGACAATGACGGGTACTGGTTCCAGACGCCCAAGATCTGGCAGGATGATGCGACGGGACTGCAATACTGCACCGAACTGCAAAAACGTTTCGTGACTGACAGCAGGATATGGACGCTTGATGGTAAGTCCCCTCTCGATCCGATATGGCAGCGCAGCGAGGAAGATCATTTCTGGAGTCTCTGCTATGCACTGCTCGTGATCAACCAGCCGCAGTTCCTCTTCCTCTCGGTACGCAACGACGCAAACGCCCCGGCACATGCCATCATTGCGTATGCGTATGAGATCAACGGCAATACGGGCAGGCTACTCGTATACGATCCGAATTACCCGGGCAAGGAAGGTGTGATCACGTTCGACTTTTCTACGGGCAAGTTCCTGCCCTATACGTCCGCCGCCAACGCCGGCGCGCTCGAAGACGGCGACACCTTCGCATACGACGAAATCATTTTCATTCCACTCTCCACGGTCTGCGAACAGAAAGAGCTTGAAGAAATCTGGCAGAAGGTACAGTCCGGTACAATTGGTGATGGAATTTTTCCGGAATACGATCTGTACGCAGTACCAATCGACGACGAAAACCTGCAACGGGTCAGGTTTCTTGATGGTACGACGGGAAAAACGACCTACATTCCCTACCGTGATTTCCGTGTCGAAATCGAGGCCGCCGACAAATCGCTCGATTATGAGCTGGTGGCCTGGGTTGATCTGCCGGACATCGGTGAGGTTGAAAAACGCGATCCCCCGGGAGAGCTGCGTATTGAACACACGGATCGTGTGAATCTCGTCGGCATACAGGTCAACGTTGCACCGGGAGGAGACGAGGCGCCCGCATGGGCAGGTTTCCAGTGGTTCAAAATCCGCATGCAATCCCTCTGGATCGAACCTGCCGACACCAGTGTCGCACTTGGACAGGAACTCGAACTGGTGGCGCGCAGTAACGGCGCTGCTCCCGCACAGGCGCGTTTTGAGTGGGATTTCGGGGATGGGAACTCGCAGACCGTCAATGGCGACAGCGTTGTGACGCACGTGTACGAGCAGGCGGGAGAATATGATGTACAGGTACGCCTCTTCGATGGAAACGAAAGCACGCCCATTGAAAGTGCATACGCCACCGTACAGGTGACGGAGTTTCGCAGCGTTGGTATTTTCCTCCAGGGAATGGACAGCACACCACCCAGCACCATCAAAGTCACTGGTGGCGTTGATCTCCCAAGCATTGTCATCTCCAACAAAACCGGGAATGCACCCGTACTGACCTGGGAGGAACGGTCGTTTGAAGTCGACTACAGCTATACCGTCTCCGGCATCGATTTCAACACACGCATTTCCGGTCGTGTGGCGGAGGACGGAAAATCCTTCGAGACCATCACGGCCATCTCCACGGGCGTCGGCTTCGGTGGTGCCTACAATTCGACGATTGCCATGACGGTCGCTGATTTCCCCATTGAAGGAAACGGGGCAAGTGGTCCCGCCGGTGGCGAGCTGCGCGGACTCGCCGCCAAACCAAAGCTGACCAACGTCACACACCGCCAGGTCTCCACCGACGCGCAGGGCAACACCACCGTCACGGAGCTCGAATCCATCAACTGGAACAGCGACCAGACCCGCCTCTCGGTGTACCTGTACCGGTAA